From a single Rosa rugosa chromosome 7, drRosRugo1.1, whole genome shotgun sequence genomic region:
- the LOC133721782 gene encoding isocitrate dehydrogenase [NAD] catalytic subunit 5, mitochondrial translates to MASQLLRRVIGSRSTHFLSGAANPSPTLLSSSSPAARVFSSTSTPITATLFPGDGIGPEIAESVKQIFREAEVPIEWEEHYVGEQIDPRTQSFLTWESLESVRRNKVGLKGPMATPIGKGHRSLNLTLRKELNLFANVRPCYSLPGYKTRYDDVDLVTIRENTEGEYSGLEHQVVRGVVESLKIITRQASLRVAEYAFHYAKAHGRERVSAIHKANIMQKTDGLFLKCCREVAEKYPDIKYEEVVIDNCCMMLVKNPALFDVLVMPNLYGDIISDLCAGLIGGLGLTPSCNIGEGGIALAEAVHGSAPDIAGKNLANPTALLLSAVTMLRHLELHDKADRIQDAILKTIAEGKYRTADLGGKSTTTDFTQAICDHL, encoded by the exons ATGGCTTCCCAGCTATTGAGGCGCGTAATCGGAAGCCGCTCCACCCACTTTCTCTCCGGCGCCGCGAATCCCTCCCCGACCTTGCTCTCATCGTCGTCTCCGGCAGCTAGGGTTTTCTCATCTACTTCCACTCCGATCACTGCCACCCTCTTCCCCGGCGACGGTATCGGCCCCGAGATCGCCGAGTCCGTCAAACAG ATATTCAGAGAAGCTGAAGTCCCAATTGAATGGGAAGAACACTATGTTGGGGAGCAAATAGATCCCAGGACTCAGAGTTTTCTGACATGGGAAAGTTTAGAGTCGGTACGAAGGAATAAGGTGGGCTTGAAAGGGCCGATGGCCACACCAATTGGGAAGGGTCATCGTTCATTGAACCTTACACTGAGGAAAGAACTGAATTTGTTTGCAAATGTCAGACCTTGCTACAGCCTTCCTGGCTATAAGACTCGATATGATGATGTAGATCTTGTCACTATCCGTGAGAATACGGAGGGGGAATACAGTGGACTTGAACATCAA GTGGTGAGAGGTGTTGTTGAGAGCCTCAAGATCATTACCCGTCAAGCTAGCTTGAGGGTGGCTGAGTATGCTTTTCATTATGCCAAGGCCCATGGAAGAGAAAGAGTGTCTGCAATACACAAAGCAAATATAATGCAGAAAACCGACGGTCTTTTTCTCAAG TGTTGCCGCGAAGTTGCAGAGAAGTACCCTGATATAAAGTATGAGGAAGTTGTCATTGATAATTGCTGTATGATG CTTGTGAAGAATCCAGCACTTTTTGATGTGCTAGTGATGCCTAACCTCTATGGTGATATTATTAGTGACCTTTGCGCTGGGTTGATAGGGGGTTTGGGCTTAACACCAAG CTGCAATATTGGTGAGGGAGGTATTGCCCTTGCTGAAGCTGTACATGGATCGGCACCTGATATTGCTGGAAAG AATTTGGCAAATCCAACTGCTCTGCTTTTGAGTGCTGTTACCATGCTTCGCCATTTGGAGCTCCATGATAAAGCTGATCGGATCCAGGATGCGATCCTGAAGACAATTGCAGAGGGCAAGTACCGTACTGCTGACCTTGGTGGCAAATCAACAACTACTGACTTTACACAAGCGATTTGTGATCATCTCTGA